The Caldisericota bacterium nucleotide sequence TACATTGTTTCCAAAAATCCAAAAATACCACAAGTTGCCAATGATATGAGTAAAACCACCGTGAAGAAACATCGAGGAAAAAATAGTCAACCATGCCGGACGAAGTGACGGCACAATATAATTGCCCGTTGTTATTTGATAAGGAATAAGTCCATAACGTAAATAAAAATTATTTAGTGCCAGACCAGGATCTTTAAAAGTTACTGACTGAAAAAGCATTATCAGAAACACAATAACATTAATCGAAATAATTACAATTGTGACTAAAGGGAATGTGCTTATCTTCTGCGTATCTCGCAGCGGTATCATTGTCTATATCTCAACCCGTGCTCCAGTAAGTGCTTTGCCGCATTGACAATGCTTTTCTTGCGGGATTTTCTCAATCATATTTTTCAGTATAGTTATAAGCTTTGTATTATTTTCAGCAAATTTTTTAACCACCATTTCTTGGGTTACTGGTTCAACATTACCGCTAGCAACAACACCGGAATCATAATCTGTAACGACTGAAATGTTTACATAGCACATTTCAAGCTCGCGGGCAAGTAATACCTCCGGGTATTGTGTCATATTAATAATGTCCCAGCCCATTTTCGTAAACCATTCACTCTCTGCTTTTGTCGAAAATCTTGGACCCTGTATAACTACAACTGTCCCTGTTGGATGAAAAGGCAGTTGCATTTCGCTCATCACATCTACAGCAATTTCCCGGAGCTCAGGGCAATAAGGTTCTGCAAGACTAACATGCACTGTAATTGGTCCTTCGTAAAATGTACAATCTCTTCCAGAAGTTCTATCCACAAATTGACTGGTTATGACAAAGTCACCTACTTTCACATTTGGCTGCAAACTTCCTACTGCTGTTGGTGCAATAATCCTTTCGACTCCTAACGATTTCATTGCCCAGAGATTCGCTTTATACGGAATTTTATGTGGAGGATACTGATGTAATTTACCATGCCTTGGTAGAAAAGCAATTTTTTTATCATTGTATTTACCAATTGAGATACGATCCGATGGAGAACCATACGGTGTTTCAATTTTTATCTCCCTTACATCATCTAAAAACGAATAAAACCCTGAACCTCCAAATACTCCTATTTCTGCCTTTTTTACCATTTTTTTCTCCTTCTCACTGTTTTAATGATACTAAATTTCCCTTTTTAATTATACGATTTTTTAGCTTAATTACTACTTTCCAAAAATTTCGACTACACCAATTCAAAAATAAAACGGCCCCGCTTCTAGTGGGGCCATAAATATCAATTCAGTTTTGTGTTACAGTTCAATACCAGATTCTTCAAGTTTTAAAAGCCGGCCCCATTCTTTATCTATCATCATTTGCATCTTCTCTATTACATGTTTATTTTTAGCTTTAAATAGGTGTTTAAAACGTCCTTGCCCATTAAGAAATTCTTCAATTGGTTTTCTATTCTTCGGCTTATAATTAACATGTACCTTTCCATTTTCCACTTCATATAACGGCCAAAAATTTGTTTCAACTGCTAATTTTGAATAAGACATTGTGAGAGCGGGATCAAATCTCCAGTTTGTGGTGCAAGGCTGAAGAACCGCAAGGAAAGCAGGTCCATCTGCTTCAAAACCTTTCTTTGCCTTGTTATATAAATCTATTATATTATGATTTGCTGCCTGAGCAGTATAAGGAATTCTATGTGCAGCAGCAATTTCTACAATATTTTTCCGCCACTGAGGTTTGCCAAAGCTTTTCGAACCAGCTGGAACTGTTGTTGTACTTGCTCCATACGGTGTTGCAGCACTCCTCTGGTTGCCTGTATTCATATAACCTTCGTTGTCGTATACGACATACATAAAATTATGACCCCTTTCTAATGATCCGGAAAGAGCCTGAAATCCTATATCATATGTCCCGCCATCACCACCAAATGCAAGAATGTTTACATCCTTGTCAATTTTCCCTCTCTTCCTTAAAGATTTATACGCTGTCTCTATTCCACTTGCTACTGCCGCTGCATTCTCAAACGTGACATGTACCCACGGTACTTTCCAAGCAGAGTAAGGGTAAATTGTTGTAACAACTTCTAAACACCCTGTTGCATTAGCAATAATAACAGGTTTATCTGATGCAGCAAGTATTGCTCTTACCATAGAACCTATCCCGCACCCTGCACACATCCTATGTCCGGGAGCAAGTCCAACAGGTTTTGACATTATTTCTTGTAACGTTGCCATCTCATTACCCCCTTAACCCTATGTATCTTTCTTTTTCCGAGCTTACCTCTCCCGAAAGTAGTTCGTTAAATGCTTTTTCTATATCACTCTTAAATATATCTTTTCCACCGAGGCCAAAAACATAGCTTTGAAGTTTTGGTCTTTTCTCCAGTTCAAAGAGGGCATTTTTTATTTCGGCATAAACAGGTGCATAAGCACCAAAAGCCATTGAGCGATCCAGCACACCAACTACAGGGATATTTTTCAACACTGTTCTCACTTCTTTATACGGAAAAGGCCTGAATAGTTTTGGTTTCAGTAGTCCGACTTTTTTACCCTCTGCTCGCATTTTATCTACAGTATCTTTGGCAGTACCCGCTGTAGATGAAAGAACTACTATCGCTGCATCTGAATCCTCCAATTTGTATGATTCAAAATACGGATATTCTTTTTTAGTAATTTTGGAAAGCTCTTTTCCAATCTCCAGGTAAATTTTCTTTACATGCCTCGTTGCTTCTTCCTGTTGTCTTTTAATTTCAAAGTAGTAATCAGGTAAAGCAAGCGGACCAATTGTATATGGATGCTCTGTATCAAGTAAATATCTGTCTGGATTTCTTTCTCCCACAAATGCTTTTACCTTGTCATTATCAAATATCTCAACATTTTCTACGCCATGCCCAGTTATAAAACCATCCTGCATAACCATCGCAGGAAGCAATATATCGGGGTGTTCTGCAAGTCTAATTGCTAAAAGCATATTTTCGTATGCTTCTTGGCCGTTTTCAGAAAATATTTGTATCCACCCAATTGTTGTTGCACCCATTGTATCAGAATGGTCGCAATGAATATTAATTGGCGCAGATAACGCCCTATTTACAACAGGCATCACAATAGGTAATCTTAATCCCGGAACTGCTGCTACTACTTCCCACATTAGTGCCAATCCTTGAGATGCTGTTGCGCACATTACTCTTGCTCCTGCTGCAGCCGCTCCTACAGTTGCTGACATTGCGGAATGCTCAGATTCTACAGGTATTGTTTCTGTATCGACAATACCATTTGCAACATATTGTGCAAAGAATTCAACAATTGGAGTTTGGGGAGTAATAGGGTAAGCAACAACTACATCAGGGTTAATCTGCCGCATTGCTTCAGCAACAGCTTGTGTTCCCGATAATGGCTTCCAAGTGCTCATTTTCTCCGCCTCCTTATTTTGAAGAAGTGGCTTCTTCTTCTCTAATCATTTCAATCGCATGTGTAGGGCATTCATGGGCACAAATCCCACAACCTTTACAGAAATCTAAATCTGCCTCAAGTCTTACAATACCTTTATAAATTCTTCCATTAAAACCTTTTACACCTTCTTCAGATTTAACTACGGAAATTGCCATATCAGGACAGTATGCTACACAAAACATGCAATGTGTACATTTATTAGGATCCCAAATAGGTCGTAAGGTTCTCCATGAGCCTGTTTTATAATCAAGCGAGGATGCTGGTGGAAGGTCGGCTCCACGCATAAGTTCTCTCCATCCTTTTTTCTCCATTATGATGCCACCTCCTCCCATGCTTTTCTCAAACCTTCTATATTCTTTTTGATCTTCTCCTCTCCTAACCTTGCAAGAAAATGTTCTCTAATTACATCCTCAGCTGTTTCAAGCGATACAACATTAGTAGTTTTGATTAGGGCGCCAAGCATTGGAACATTTGGTGCATCAATACTCAACAATTTTAGCGAAATGCCAGTTGCATCAAGTACATAGATTTTGCCATTAAAACCAGTAATTTTTTTTATTTCTTCTACAGATTTCGTGGTGTTTACAATAAGAATTCCATGTTTTTCACAGAGCCCCTGTGCAACGGGAACACTTCCTGCAATACCCTGGTCAAATACAAGCACTGCGTCAGGATTAACAATTGGTTCATGTGTTCTAATCTGTTTATCAGATATTCTTGTGTACGAAACTGTTGGCGCACCTCTTCTTTCTGAACCATACTCAGGAAACGATTGAATCCATTTTCCAAGTTTAAATGCAGACTCTGCAAGAAGTTGAGACCCAGATTTTGCACCTTGACCAGCTCTTGCATGCATTCTTACCTCATAAATTTCCTTCACGTTGGCCTCCCCAGCTTAAAATTAAATAGTTTCCCAAGGAGAGTTTCTCCCTGGGGCTGTAACATTTAGACTAAAAAGATTTTATGCAATTTCTTCTACTTGGATGCACTGTACCGGACAATTTTCTGCAGCATCTTTGTTGCAATCTGCATCGGATTCAGCAGAAATAGGAGCAGCTTTACCATCATCATTCATTTCCCAATTCTCCGGACAGATTGAAGCACATACACCACATCCAATGCAAGCTTCTGTGTCGGTTGTAACTTTATACTTTGCCATTTCTCACCTCCATATTTGTAGTATAAAAAAAAATTAGGTATTTGCAACATATTTACTAAAGATTTTTTTGTTTTCTCCACGGCTCAATGAGAAGCATAGCAGGAAGAAACAAAAGAGGAATGAAGATAATTCCGCTATAATGCTCTATTACAAACGAGCCAATTACCCGTAGCTTCCAGACATTAAAAAATGCAAAAAGGAACAGCAACCCAAATGCAAGTAAAAAAATTCGATTTATTACAGGAACGCCATTTCTTCCCTTTTCAATATTATGATGAATGAGGGAAATAAAATAAAAAGGGACCACTAAGAGAATTAATTCTCTTAGTGGCAATATGACAGGAAGTAATTTTCCACTGGACCCAATAGTTTTGAAAAATAGTGCTGAAATTGTCGGCGAAAGAAGGATAATCAAAACCGAAAAAACCGAAATTAAGCTATAGGCAAATCTTCCTTTTTTATGCAAAGCAGAAAGAACAAATGCCCCAATGAGTAATATAAACAAAGGGTATAGATCTTTTATACGTAACTCGAATATAAATATCGGAGAAAATTGATCGCTCATAAAAACAACGAGCCCAACAGCTAGAAGCAATATGGCAGCTTCTATTTTGTGGAGTAATTTTTTATCATACATACAAAAAAACATAAATGTAAATACAAACGGAAAATAAAAGAACAAAATTTCAGAAGCAAACAACGGTGGAATTAAACTAAAAAATTGAGGAATTAGTGTTCCAAATTCAAACAAATTAAAAATAAGCCCAAGTGTAATCATTAATGCCGAACTAATTCGTGAAAGAAAACCATTCTGTGTATCATACAAAGAAAATAGGAAAAAAAGTAGGGCAAAAATAAAATAAATAATAGTAATTACAGAGTAATGGATTAAATATCTATTCAAAAGAAGTAGAGCAAAACTTCCCAAAATAGAAAATACCAAAAATTGCTTTGCACTAAATAATTGAAGAGTTCTCCATTTTTTTGATGCATAAACCATAAGAAAAAATAGGAGAATAATTATAATGGACACAATAGTAACTGGAAGAGAGGATGGCTTATTCACCGGCATTTCTGTCGTGTAATGTACGCCGTCTATTTCAACTTCCACTGGATTTGTATGTAGAACAGCATAAA carries:
- a CDS encoding rhomboid family intramembrane serine protease, whose product is MIPLRDTQKISTFPLVTIVIISINVIVFLIMLFQSVTFKDPGLALNNFYLRYGLIPYQITTGNYIVPSLRPAWLTIFSSMFLHGGFTHIIGNLWYFWIFGNNV
- a CDS encoding S-methyl-5'-thioadenosine phosphorylase, encoding MVKKAEIGVFGGSGFYSFLDDVREIKIETPYGSPSDRISIGKYNDKKIAFLPRHGKLHQYPPHKIPYKANLWAMKSLGVERIIAPTAVGSLQPNVKVGDFVITSQFVDRTSGRDCTFYEGPITVHVSLAEPYCPELREIAVDVMSEMQLPFHPTGTVVVIQGPRFSTKAESEWFTKMGWDIINMTQYPEVLLARELEMCYVNISVVTDYDSGVVASGNVEPVTQEMVVKKFAENNTKLITILKNMIEKIPQEKHCQCGKALTGARVEI
- a CDS encoding thiamine pyrophosphate-dependent enzyme, whose translation is MATLQEIMSKPVGLAPGHRMCAGCGIGSMVRAILAASDKPVIIANATGCLEVVTTIYPYSAWKVPWVHVTFENAAAVASGIETAYKSLRKRGKIDKDVNILAFGGDGGTYDIGFQALSGSLERGHNFMYVVYDNEGYMNTGNQRSAATPYGASTTTVPAGSKSFGKPQWRKNIVEIAAAHRIPYTAQAANHNIIDLYNKAKKGFEADGPAFLAVLQPCTTNWRFDPALTMSYSKLAVETNFWPLYEVENGKVHVNYKPKNRKPIEEFLNGQGRFKHLFKAKNKHVIEKMQMMIDKEWGRLLKLEESGIEL
- the porA gene encoding pyruvate ferredoxin oxidoreductase; amino-acid sequence: MSTWKPLSGTQAVAEAMRQINPDVVVAYPITPQTPIVEFFAQYVANGIVDTETIPVESEHSAMSATVGAAAAGARVMCATASQGLALMWEVVAAVPGLRLPIVMPVVNRALSAPINIHCDHSDTMGATTIGWIQIFSENGQEAYENMLLAIRLAEHPDILLPAMVMQDGFITGHGVENVEIFDNDKVKAFVGERNPDRYLLDTEHPYTIGPLALPDYYFEIKRQQEEATRHVKKIYLEIGKELSKITKKEYPYFESYKLEDSDAAIVVLSSTAGTAKDTVDKMRAEGKKVGLLKPKLFRPFPYKEVRTVLKNIPVVGVLDRSMAFGAYAPVYAEIKNALFELEKRPKLQSYVFGLGGKDIFKSDIEKAFNELLSGEVSSEKERYIGLRG
- a CDS encoding 4Fe-4S binding protein: MEKKGWRELMRGADLPPASSLDYKTGSWRTLRPIWDPNKCTHCMFCVAYCPDMAISVVKSEEGVKGFNGRIYKGIVRLEADLDFCKGCGICAHECPTHAIEMIREEEATSSK
- a CDS encoding 2-oxoacid:acceptor oxidoreductase family protein, with the translated sequence MKEIYEVRMHARAGQGAKSGSQLLAESAFKLGKWIQSFPEYGSERRGAPTVSYTRISDKQIRTHEPIVNPDAVLVFDQGIAGSVPVAQGLCEKHGILIVNTTKSVEEIKKITGFNGKIYVLDATGISLKLLSIDAPNVPMLGALIKTTNVVSLETAEDVIREHFLARLGEEKIKKNIEGLRKAWEEVAS
- a CDS encoding ferredoxin; translation: MAKYKVTTDTEACIGCGVCASICPENWEMNDDGKAAPISAESDADCNKDAAENCPVQCIQVEEIA